The following proteins come from a genomic window of Pseudomonas sp. J452:
- the dsbD gene encoding protein-disulfide reductase DsbD: MRRLLPLVLFLLFSLPASAGLFDKLPDAPLGAPLNNSADFLPVGEAFRLSLVENSPTALKLRFVGAEGYYLYRHAFKFRIEPSDLAKGEAVIPGGQPKHDEYFGDVEVYYGITDIELPLDNPIDLPFSVHVTYQGCADKGLCYPPETARLEVGAAASPAPTSATSEASSTATAAPASATGWSWKELALFFLGGLGLAFTPCVLPMLPILTGVVLRGQPGGMRGLVLSLAYVLPMALSFAILGALMGLFGAELNLQARLQSPWVLVPFAIFFALFAAASLGFLELRLPQAVDGPLQRLSQRLHGGTLLSAAALGVLSSLLVSPCVSAPLAGALLYISASGDALGGGLKLLALGLGMGTPLVLFAVGGGALLPKSGAWMLGVRNLFGALLLAVSIWLLERVVPGPVSLALWGLLAAGVALWLGALELTPKTHHQKVAQVLGLPLLVYAIVAWVGALQGHSDPLRPLGSAGVVAAETQAPASSSWQTISSPAELDAALAAAKSAGQPLLLDWYADWCISCKVIEREVLTAPEVTRQLGAYRLIRFDITESRADQRALLDRYQLFGPPAILFFAGNGDEWADLRVVGEISAADFAERLNRAGSRQQ, from the coding sequence ATGCGCCGTTTGTTGCCTCTCGTTCTGTTCCTGCTGTTCAGCCTGCCGGCCAGCGCCGGCCTGTTCGACAAGCTGCCCGACGCGCCCCTGGGTGCGCCGCTGAACAACAGCGCCGACTTCCTGCCGGTAGGCGAAGCCTTCCGCCTGAGCTTGGTAGAGAACTCGCCGACGGCGCTGAAACTGCGCTTCGTGGGCGCCGAGGGTTACTACCTCTATCGGCACGCCTTCAAGTTCCGCATCGAGCCGAGCGACCTGGCCAAGGGCGAGGCCGTGATCCCGGGCGGTCAGCCCAAGCACGACGAATACTTCGGCGATGTCGAGGTGTACTACGGCATCACCGATATCGAGCTGCCGCTGGACAACCCCATCGACCTGCCCTTCAGCGTCCACGTTACCTACCAGGGCTGCGCCGACAAGGGCCTGTGCTATCCGCCGGAGACCGCGCGCCTGGAAGTCGGCGCAGCCGCCAGCCCAGCACCGACCAGCGCTACCAGCGAAGCCTCCAGCACCGCCACCGCAGCCCCGGCCAGCGCGACCGGCTGGAGCTGGAAGGAGCTGGCGCTGTTCTTCCTTGGTGGCCTGGGCCTGGCATTCACCCCCTGCGTACTGCCGATGCTGCCGATCCTCACCGGCGTGGTCCTGCGCGGCCAGCCAGGCGGCATGCGTGGCCTGGTGCTGTCGCTGGCCTACGTGCTGCCGATGGCGCTCAGCTTCGCCATTCTCGGCGCGCTGATGGGCCTGTTCGGTGCCGAGCTCAACCTGCAGGCGCGCCTGCAGTCGCCCTGGGTGCTGGTGCCATTCGCGATCTTCTTCGCCCTGTTCGCCGCCGCCAGCCTGGGTTTCCTCGAATTGCGCCTGCCGCAGGCGGTCGACGGCCCGCTGCAGCGCCTGAGCCAGCGCCTGCATGGCGGCACCCTGCTCAGCGCCGCCGCGCTCGGCGTGCTCTCCAGCCTGCTGGTCTCACCCTGCGTATCCGCGCCGCTGGCCGGTGCCCTGCTGTATATCAGCGCCAGCGGCGACGCCCTCGGTGGTGGCCTCAAGTTGCTGGCCCTGGGCCTGGGCATGGGCACCCCGCTGGTGCTGTTCGCTGTCGGCGGTGGCGCCCTGCTGCCGAAATCCGGCGCCTGGATGCTCGGCGTGCGCAACCTGTTCGGCGCCCTGTTGCTGGCGGTATCGATATGGCTGCTGGAGCGTGTCGTGCCCGGCCCGGTCAGCCTGGCCCTGTGGGGCCTGCTGGCAGCCGGCGTGGCCCTGTGGCTCGGCGCACTGGAGCTGACGCCGAAAACCCACCACCAGAAAGTCGCACAAGTGCTCGGCCTGCCCCTGCTGGTGTATGCCATCGTCGCCTGGGTTGGCGCCCTGCAGGGCCACAGCGACCCGCTGCGCCCGCTCGGCAGCGCCGGCGTCGTGGCTGCCGAAACACAAGCTCCGGCCAGCAGCAGCTGGCAGACCATCAGCAGCCCGGCCGAACTAGATGCCGCCCTGGCCGCAGCGAAAAGTGCCGGCCAGCCGCTGCTGCTGGACTGGTACGCGGACTGGTGCATCAGCTGCAAGGTGATCGAGCGCGAAGTACTGACCGCCCCCGAGGTGACCCGTCAACTCGGCGCCTATCGGCTGATCCGCTTCGATATCACGGAAAGTCGCGCCGATCAGCGCGCCCTGCTCGATCGCTACCAGCTGTTCGGCCCGCCGGCGATCCTGTTCTTTGCCGGCAACGGTGACGAATGGGCCGATCTGCGTGTCGTAGGAGAGATCAGCGCCGCCGACTTCGCCGAACGCCTAAACCGCGCAGGCAGCCGCCAACAGTAA
- the aroQ gene encoding type II 3-dehydroquinate dehydratase translates to MATLLVLHGPNLNLLGTREPGVYGATTLAQINQDLEQRARAAGHHLLYLQSNAEYELIERIHAAKGEGVDFILINPAAFTHTSVALRDALLAVSIPFIEVHLSNVHKREAFRHHSYFSDVAVGVICGLGASGYRLALEAALEQLERP, encoded by the coding sequence ATGGCCACCCTTCTGGTGCTGCACGGCCCCAATCTCAATCTGCTGGGCACTCGCGAGCCCGGCGTCTACGGCGCCACCACCCTGGCCCAGATCAATCAGGATCTCGAGCAGCGCGCCCGCGCCGCCGGCCACCACCTGCTGTACCTGCAGAGCAACGCCGAATACGAGCTGATCGAGCGCATTCACGCCGCAAAAGGCGAAGGTGTCGACTTTATTCTGATAAATCCGGCGGCTTTCACCCATACCAGTGTCGCATTACGTGACGCGCTGCTGGCGGTAAGCATCCCATTCATCGAAGTGCACCTGTCCAACGTGCACAAACGTGAAGCCTTCCGCCATCACTCCTACTTTTCTGACGTAGCCGTTGGAGTGATCTGCGGCCTTGGCGCCAGCGGTTATCGGCTGGCCCTGGAGGCTGCCCTGGAACAATTAGAACGCCCCTGA